GTCGATGGTGGCGCCCTTGGCGGTGTCGCTCTTCAGGTCGACCACGGGTGCGTCGTACCCGCTGGTCTGCACGAACGGCAGGCTTCCCTGGCAGGCCACCACCCGCGCGCGCTGGGTCTCTGTCACCACGTACCGAACACCGCCGAGCGTCAGCGTTGCGCCGCGTCGCAGGTTCTCGAAGGGCGGCAGGTCAGGCGGGGTCTCGATGCGCGCGCTCATGAAGTACTCGCCCATGGCCTCGCCGATCCAGCCCTCGCGATCGCCACCGATGATCGCAAACCACTCGTTCCAGAGACCGGCGGGGTAGGCCACCTGGATGCGTCCCACGATCTCGAACCCGATCTTCTTGTGTCGGCCCGACGCGCCGATCTGCAACGGGCTGCCGTCTTCTTGGACGGCGGCCGTCTCTCCGATCTTCTCGACGTCGAGATCGCGCCGCACCAGCATCGAGCGGCAGGCGTCGCATACGACGTACCCCGTCGTCTGGGTGGCGAACTTCACGGGGGCTCCGCACGAGGGGCAGGAGAGGGTGAACATCGGCCTTTCGTTCCCGTCGGAAGGGCGCTTCCCCTCCCGCTCGCCACGAGCACCGGGTTGGCCGACCGTGACGAAGGAACCCCGGGAGCACACGCCAATACCCCTCCCATGAGCACCACGCCGACCTGTCTGGTCTTGTCGATGAACCTGCTGAACTGGGGCATGTACGGTCCGGTGGCCCCGGCCAAGGTGCGCGCAGTGGTCGACGTCGTTCGCGCTTCGCGGCCGCTCGTTCTGTGTCTCAGCGAGGTCGGTCCGGACGACGCTGTCGCACAGCTGACCGGCCCCCTGTCAGAGCAGGGCCTCGTGTATGAGGTCGCCTCTGTGGGCACCTCGAACAAGCGTGGCATCCGCAATGCCATCCTCACCCTTCGGGGGGTCGAGGTGCTCGAGCCGAAGCTGGCCATGCCGCTCGAGCTCACCATCCCGCCCATCGACCTCGAGAGCTTCCAGATGGGGGGAATGCGGCTGCGGCTGTCGCGCGAGCCCCTGGGCGTGCTCGTCCGCGCGCACGGCCTGGTGGTGGCGGTCGGGTTCTTCCACCCCAAGAGCAAGTACCTCGAAGACTTCCGCAACGGCGACGGGGTGTCGCAGGCCCCGCACCAGACCTTCCTGGGCCTCTGCAAGATGATGTCGTCGCTGCGCAACTTCGGGCAGTGCATGCTGGCGCGCGAGTTCGTCGATCGCTTCAGCGAGCTGAACCCGACGAAGGCTGAGTGGGGGGTGTCTGAACGAGACATCCGCTTCGTGCTGGCGGGAGACTGGAACGCCAATCCCCAGGAAGAGCAGCGGCAGGCGGACCCTCCTGCACGATGTCATCGGTGGCCTGTCCACCGATCTGGCCCAGGTGTGCACCATCCGCTGGGCCGGCAACCCGAGCAGCTTTGACGCCATCTATGTCGACGCGCGCACCCGCGAGCACACGTTCGCGCGCATCGTTCCCGTCGACCTCGTCGATCTCTTCGGTCTCCCGCCTGAGGAGCGCGACCGCGTGGAGAATGAGACCCTCGACCACTGCCCGGTAGGCCTGTTCCTCGAATGATGGGGGGGGCACGAAACAACGGTCCCCTTCGTGGTGTCGATCTAGACAGCCACTGTCAGTCCTGGAGGTATCGATGAGCCCTTTCTCTGTCTCCCGCCTGCTGGTCGTGCTGCTGTTCGTCGCGGGGTTCTGGGTCGTTTCGCCGGCAGCCTCGCCCCCGTCGTGGGCGGCCCCTGCGAAGTCGACCTACGCCGTGCTCATCGTGAGCGACAGCCGCGCCAAGGCGCAGCGCGTGAAGGAAGAGCAGATCGTCGAGCTCATCCACAAGAGCCTCGATGATCAGGGGCTGCCGCGTGAGGTGCTGCCCATTCTCACCTATCACACCAACCAGCCGGGCGAGCGCGCCTACTGCGAGAAGGCGCTGGGCATCAAGACCAGCGATCTGGTCTTCCTGGGGCTGGCCCAGCACAAGGACTTCGTGGTCAAGAAGGTGATGCTACGGGTGCCCAATGTCGTTGATCCGGTGAAGTCGGTGGGCACCCTCTTCGAACGGGCCGTGGCGGTGCTCTCGAAGATCGATCGCCCCACGTCCTCTCCCGCAGCCTCCACGAGTCCGGACATCCCCGAAATGCCCCCGCTGCCATCTTCCACGCCCCCCCCTGCTCCCTCGACCGGGGCCCGCATCCGCGTGGCGGTCATGTGCCACGGGGTGAACTCCTCGGGTCAGCCACTCGATCACAGCAGCGATTTCTCGGCCAGCGACACCTTCCACGTCTCGTGCGAGGTGAAGGGGCTGCGCTATGGCACGGTGCTCGAAGCGCGCTGGTACAGCGGAAAGTCGCTGCTCAACAAGGGGCGCCTCGTCTCGAACAAGGAGGGCGACTACTACGCCTGGTTCTCCATGGCGCCCACCGGCAGATGGAAGACCGGAACGTACAGGGTCGACCTCTATGTCGACGGAGAGCAGCAGGCCAGTCAGTTCTTCCGGGTGACCGGCGGCGATTGACCCGGCATCTCGGCAAGCAGCGGTTCAGGCGCGTGACCCGGCCGAGAGGCATCGGGTCACGTGTCTTGCTGGCGCTCACCATCTGCGCGTTCGCACTCGCCGCCGCTGGATGCCGCGGGCGCGGCCCCTCTCCCAATCTCGCGGGCAGCGCGCGCGAGGTGCTGGTTGTGGCGTGCGCGGTCGACGCGCTCTCCCTCGATCCGGCCGTGGCCTACGAGTTCGTGTCGGCCAACGTCGACCTCGATCTGTACGAGACGCTGCTGCGCTATGAGGGCAACGATTTCACCCGCCCCCGGCCGGGACTTGCGACCTCCTGGAAGGCTTCCGCGGACGGCTTGCGGTGGGTGTTCCGCCTGCGCAAGGAGGCGCGTTTCGCGTCGGGGGCGCCGGTCGATGCCGAGGCGGTGAAGTTCTCGCTCGACCGCACGCTCGACATGAAGATGGGGCCATCTGAGATTCTCTCTGACCTGCTCTCGCCCGATCGCATCCGGGTCATCGACGCGCACACCGTCGAGATGCGTCTCAAGCATCCATCGTCGTACTTTCTCTGCACCCTCTCCAACTCGGCGGCCGCCATCGTCGATCCGAAAGTGGTGCGCCAGCATCCCGCCAGCTGGATGACCGATCACTCGGCAGGGTCCGGGCCGTTCGTGCTCGAGCGCTGGGAGCGCGACGTCTCGATGGTGCTGACGCGAAACGAGCAGTACTGGGGAAGAAAGCCCCGCCTGCGGCGCGTCATCATCAAGGACGTGAAAGAGCCGAGCACGCAGGCCATGATGCTCGAGCGCGGCGACATCGACATGGCCTACGATCTCAGCCCGCTGCAGATCTCCGAGGCGCAGGCCGCCTCATCTCGGGTGCGCGTGGTCGAGGGGCCGTTCCTGCGCCTCTTCTACCTGGGCATGAACGTGCGATGCAAGCCGTTCGACAACCCGAAGGTGCGAGAGGCCGTGCGATGCGCCATCGACTACGACGGTCTGGTGCGCGACATGGCGCGGGGACACGCGCTTGCGTTGCAGGGGCCCATCATCAAGGGGCTGCTGGGCTATCAGCCAGCGCTCGGCACGGCGCGCC
This portion of the Pseudomonadota bacterium genome encodes:
- a CDS encoding DUF4178 domain-containing protein produces the protein MFTLSCPSCGAPVKFATQTTGYVVCDACRSMLVRRDLDVEKIGETAAVQEDGSPLQIGASGRHKKIGFEIVGRIQVAYPAGLWNEWFAIIGGDREGWIGEAMGEYFMSARIETPPDLPPFENLRRGATLTLGGVRYVVTETQRARVVACQGSLPFVQTSGYDAPVVDLKSDTAKGATIDYSEDPPLVFVGEHVEFDQLHLANLREIEGWNA
- a CDS encoding ABC transporter substrate-binding protein; this encodes MRGEGAALWHGARSALVQRKVAAQQGAPRLEQGGRLLRLVLHGAHRQMEDRNVQGRPLCRRRAAGQSVLPGDRRRLTRHLGKQRFRRVTRPRGIGSRVLLALTICAFALAAAGCRGRGPSPNLAGSAREVLVVACAVDALSLDPAVAYEFVSANVDLDLYETLLRYEGNDFTRPRPGLATSWKASADGLRWVFRLRKEARFASGAPVDAEAVKFSLDRTLDMKMGPSEILSDLLSPDRIRVIDAHTVEMRLKHPSSYFLCTLSNSAAAIVDPKVVRQHPASWMTDHSAGSGPFVLERWERDVSMVLTRNEQYWGRKPRLRRVIIKDVKEPSTQAMMLERGDIDMAYDLSPLQISEAQAASSRVRVVEGPFLRLFYLGMNVRCKPFDNPKVREAVRCAIDYDGLVRDMARGHALALQGPIIKGLLGYQPALGTARHDPVRARRLLADAGVGEGFDTTLYASTGPTAFGPSRDEICAKLQSDLAAVGIRAEVKMLSSTAYLDLYRGKKTALNMGDWGADFPDAFNFAQPFGHSRGPLAARVQFADATLDGLIDSASAELDDRRRRAMYIAIQKRLMAIGPWAVLLQPTRALLMRAEVHGFVYEALSPMDYAGVWKGEP